Proteins co-encoded in one Arachis stenosperma cultivar V10309 chromosome 7, arast.V10309.gnm1.PFL2, whole genome shotgun sequence genomic window:
- the LOC130939235 gene encoding uncharacterized protein LOC130939235, whose protein sequence is MFHCRRQFPEVRTPELLAKLVDVVSSSGGSNRNTTTLATVSGSSSRPAVASSSVPAYEPPLQPVASPLFAVDLHGSVGDEVGQGEYLPTSLQCAAPAGVGDGFLDDPEDDDVESDTIADDNGDDVGAGEPAGVGGGSSSARSSTPRLIEFQVGQQFPDKEEALLSVKTYSIRRGVQYKVVESDYRRYVGKCSEFGNGCTWLIQLSLRQRKGIWEVKRYNGPHTCLATSISSDHRSLDYHVISAFVMPMVRADASVSIKVLLNATAAHFGFRPTYRRVWLAKQKAVSLIYGDWDESYNELPRWVLGVQLTMPGTVAVLRTSHDGNSNILPVAFALVESENAESWSFFLSHLREHVTPQPGLLVISDRHNGIKAALEDPDGGWLPPSVYRAFCIRHVAANFALTFKGKDARRLLVNAVYAKTEVEFQYWFDILRSEDPAMCDWANRIEYSLWTQHCDKGRRFGHMTTNISECVNSILKGVRNLPVCSLVKATYGRLAELFVRKGREAEAQMETGQQFSQHLVKCIEANLKTARCFTVTVYDRDNSEFTVAETTPTGSFSLGTYRVSLASRTCDCGYFQALHFPCPHALACCAYSRLTWEPYVHQVYRLSSVFSVYQMGFTPPIPEGFWPPYDGPTVIPDPNKRRAREGRPRSTRIRTNMDEADSNRPKRCGLCRKPGHTRQSCP, encoded by the exons ATGTTTCATTGTCGCCGGCAGTTTCCAGAGGTGAGGACACCAGAGCTGTTGGCGAAGTTGGTTGACGTGGTGTCCAGCTCGGGAGGTTCGAACCGGAATACCACCACTTTAGCCACGGTTTCCGGTTCTAGCTCCAGACCTGCCGTTGCGTCTTCCTCCGTCCCTGCGTACGAGCCACCCCTCCAACCTGTTGCATCCCCTTTGTTCGCTGTTGATCTACACGGCAGTGTAGGCGACGAGGTCGGACAAGGGGAGTATCTGCCGACATCTTTACAGTGTGCTGCACCGGCTGGGGTTGGAGATGGATTCTTGGATGATCCAGAGGACGATGATGTCGAGTCGGACACGATTGCTGATGACAATGGGGATGATGTTGGAGCAGGTGAGCCTGCTGGGGTAGGCGGTGGTTCTAGCTCTGCACGCAGCAGTACCCCTC GTCTGATAGAGTTTCAGGTTGGTCAGCAATTTCCGGATAAAGAAGAGGCCCTGTTAAGTGTCAAGACTTACAGCATACGGCGAGGGGTACAGTACAAGGTGGTGGAGTCCGACTATCGCCGGTATGTGGGCAAGTGTTCTGAGTTCGGCAATGGGTGCACATGGTTGATTCAGCTCAGTCTCCGACAGCGCAAGGGGATTTGGGAGGTCAAACGTTACAACGGACCGCATACTTGTCTCGCGACCTCCATCTCCAGCGACCACAGGAGTTTGGATTACCATGTGATCTCGGCATTTGTTATGCCAATGGTTAGGGCTGATGCATCCGTCAGCATCAAGGTGCTCCTAAATGCCACCGCCGCACACTTTGGGTTTAGGCCGACTTATAGGAGGGTCTGGTTGGCGAAGCAGAAGGCTGTTTCCCTCATCTATGGTGACTGGGATGAGTCGTACAACGAGCTCCCAAGGTGGGTGTTAGGAGTCCAGTTGACGATGCCTGGTACTGTTGCAGTGCTGAGGACGAGCCAT GACGGGAACTCCAACATACTCCCGGTTGCCTTCGCATTAGTCGAGAGTGAGAATGCTGAGTCGTGGTCCTTCTTTCTCTCCCACCTGCGTGAGCATGTGACACCGCAGCCGGGTTTGCTGGTTATCTCAGACAGGCATAACGGCATCAAGGCCGCCCTTGAGGATCCTGACGGAGGCTGGTTACCTCCGTCTGTATACCGGGCATTCTGCATTCGACATGTTGCAGCAAATTTCGCCCTTACCTTCAAGGGCAAAGATGCAAGGAGGCTACTCGTGAATGCGGTGTACGCTAAGACCGAGGTCGAGTTCCAATATTGGTTTGATATTCTTAGGTCCGAAGACCCGGCGATGTGTGACTGGGCAAACCGGATTGAGTATTCCTTGTGGACACAACATTGTGATAAGGGGCGTAGATTCGGACACATGACGACGAATATATCTGAGTGTGTGAACTCGATCCTCAAGGGTGTCAGAAACCTTCCTGTGTGCTCGCTAGTGAAGGCAACATACGGAAGGTTGGCCGAATTATTTGTTCGCAAAGGGAGGGAGGCTGAGGCGCAGATGGAAACCGGACAACAATTTAGTCAGCACTTGGTGAAGTGTATAGAGGCCAACTTGAAGACGGCTAGGTGCTTCACAGTTACTGTGTATGACAGGGATAACTCCGAGTTCACCGTCGCAGAGACAACTCCGACTGGTTCTTTCTCACTGGGTACCTACAGAGTCTCGCTTGCATCTCGCACATGTGACTGCGGATACTTTCAGGCACTTCATTTCCCGTGTCCCCATGCACTGGCATGCTGTGCCTACTCACGGCTTACATGGGAGCCTTACGTCCACCAGGTGTATCGTCTTAGTTCGGTTTTCAGTGTGTATCAGATGGGTTTCACACCTCCCATTCCAGAGGGTTTCTGGCCACCATATGACGGGCCGACTGTCATCCCTGACCCCAATAAGAGGCGTGCGAGAGAGGGTCGTCCCAGGTCTACTCGGATACGGACCAATATGGACGAGGCAGATTCGAACCGGCCAAAGAGATGTGGGCTTTGTCGGAAGCCCGGCCACACACGTCAGAGTTGCCCATAG
- the LOC130942229 gene encoding peroxisomal and mitochondrial division factor 2-like has product MAEDNFSNGVDERSRIEALERERDELASESAERKEQIKKLTMEIEGLRSDGDEMREKVLAMEKELEQSRDAPKVASAIAARAAELETELARLQHDTISEISAAEELRKLLSENESKVELLEREVEFLKKDKSESEEKIRDLEKKIGALEKKDVDERNKRTRVEEELREKIQEKEKEVLELGQKIKEVESFANSKSSDMEEWVKEKLSLQEALKKSEEREKSLELFVARLKEEAGVAENVIRGLNQKVDTVNGGVNGNGVIVRDGKGVKGLNVQWPVVAAGSTAVAAAAVICVFYGKRR; this is encoded by the coding sequence ATGGCGGAAGATAACTTTTCGAATGGTGTCGATGAACGGTCGAGGATCGAGGCTTTggagagggagagggatgaGCTTGCAAGCGAGAGCGCGGAGAGGAAGGAGCAGATCAAGAAGCTCACGATGGAGATCGAAGGACTCCGCAGCGATGGCGATGAGATGAGGGAGAAGGTTCTCGCGATGGAGAAGGAGTTGGAGCAGTCGCGCGATGCACCTAAGGTCGCAAGTGCGATCGCCGCGAGGGCGGCGGAGCTGGAGACAGAGTTGGCGAGGCTCCAACATGACACCATATCGGAAATTAGCGCCGCCGAGGAGCTCAGGAAGCTGCTATCGGAGAACGAATCCAAGGTGGAATTGCTGGAGCGAGAAGTTGAATTCCTGAAGAAGGACAAATCTGAGAGTGAAGAGAAAATTAGGGATTTGGAGAAGAAAATTGGGGCTCTGGAGAAAAAAGATGTTGATGAGAGGAACAAGCGGACTAGGGTTGAGGAGGAGTTGAGGGAGAAGATTCAAGAGAAGGAAAAGGAGGTTTTGGAATTAGGGCAGAAGATTAAGGAAGTGGAGAGCTTTGCAAATTCGAAGAGCTCGGATATGGAGGAGTGGGTTAAGGAGAAATTGAGCTTGCAGGAGGCACTGAAGAAGTCtgaggagagagaaaagagCTTGGAATTGTTTGTTGCTCGGTTGAAGGAAGAAGCAGGGGTGGCTGAGAATGTGATCAGAGGACTGAACCAGAAGGTTGATACTGTGAATGGTGGAGTGAATGGAAATGGGGTTATTGTTAGGGATGGGAAAGGGGTGAAGGGTTTGAATGTTCAGTGGCCTGTGGTGGCAGCTGGCTCTACTGCTGTTGCAGCTGCTGCTGTGATCTGTGTCTTCTATGGAAAACGTAGGTGA
- the LOC130941754 gene encoding uncharacterized protein LOC130941754, with amino-acid sequence MPSATSRRKKPNKFKKNSTLTKTNHHSSPTVQPFQGSCDLKPLKEEEQGYLEPFVVVEHQSSYLNSTMEVYLNGDLKEEETHQNVEESLTKEEKEEVVVVSADDGGESDIKDEQEIVLKEENSEDVSDECFEHVVSSSPNDEFNGATKEAQFDDNNNGLTSETVELELELKEEQEEAFEYINDPSSFSENDDSRKPEEEVVETLIKDVKVLEEKEENVMHSNVTEDVVSSEEKDENDNKVSPPVPISTPTKQEDDEETAKGSDRSLVPPYESSKEESFQPLPNVLNAETTTVTVQREIQVPSNTQNQGIVSVAPRQHTSWSSCCGIFEVLRGGGDR; translated from the exons atgccttcTGCTACTTCAAGAAGAAAAAAGCCTAACAAGTTCAAGAAAAACTCAACTTTGACCAAAACCAACCACCATTCTTCTCCTACTGTTCAACCATTCCAAG GCTCTTGTGATCTCAAACCCCTTAAGGAAGAAGAGCAAGGTTATTTGGAACCCTTTGTGGTAGTTGAACACCAGAGTTCATATCTTAATAGCACAATGGAAGTATATCTCAATGGGGATTTGAAGGAGGAAGAGACTCATCAAAATGTGGAAGAATCTTTGACtaaagaagaaaaggaggaagTGGTTGTTGTTTCTGCTGATGATGGTGGTGAAAGTGACATCAAAGATGAACAAGAAATAGTACTAAAAGAGGAGAATTCAGAAGATGTTTCTGATGAATGTTTTGAGCATGTTGTGTCTTCTTCACCTAATGATGAATTCAATGGTGCAACAAAAGAGGCTCAATTTGATGACAACAACAATGGATTGACCTCAGAAACTGTAGAATTGGAATTGGAACTGAAAGAAGAACAAGAGGAAGCTTTTGAGTACATCAATGATCCATCTTCGTTTTCGGAGAATGATGATTCAAGAAAGCCTGAAGAAGAAGTAGTTGAAACACTTATTAAGGATGTGAAGGTTCTTGAAGAGAAGGAAGAGAATGTTATGCATTCAAATGTTACAGAAGATGTGGTTTCTTCAGAGGAAAAAGATGAGAATGATAACAAGGTTTCTCCTCCAGTTCCAATTTCAACTCCAACTAAacaagaagatgatgaagaaacAGCAAAGGGAAGTGACAGATCTTTGGTTCCACCCTATGAAAGTTCTAAGGAGGAGTCTTTTCAACCATTGCCAAATGTTCTTAATGCTGAAACCACCACTGTCACTGTGCAAAGGGAGATTCAAGTGCCTAGTAATACTCAAAATCAG GGCATTGTCTCTGTAGCTCCAAGGCAGCACACTTCTTGGAGCAGTTGCTGTGGAATCTTTGAGGTTTTAAGGGGTGGTGGTGATAGATGA